One region of Streptomyces davaonensis JCM 4913 genomic DNA includes:
- a CDS encoding golvesin C-terminal-like domain-containing protein: protein MSTALPQVAYAASDSGGEEKGILDTFKGWFTDEEEDDDGRAEEPPSHDELEVADRQHLPKEKSRPPAKRVREVTGRRTSSARFWELSDGRIEAELSAAPTSYRSGKSWKSIDTRVRESGAKGFVLANTTNEGRSWFGSDADRLVRFKSPDGRSVTLGLEDAGSALKPVAKGSEVTYRDAIHGADLQYVVGAGRVKENIVLAERPDGPVKFTFTLDTEGLVPKARKDGSIALYGALPNTPVMVIPAPYMTDAKKADSSVFGQTYSTKVAQKLMKDGKSWKLTVTPDAKWLAAKERQYPVVIDPTITIAPSPSGSQDVMVLSDQPSTNFNTSWKLSAGKTDTGIARSLIQFPLDDIPANVDLDSARLEMYFDQAHTTGANDNTIEVHRATGPWNEDTATWSSTSALSGELSGTTELFDDGDAGTAAVGSWPYSGAALKEHAVNQDYRFNQDSVSGDTHTWQTPVLDTGTYRIAAHYVASSNRTTAAPYTVHYNGGSKTYTVDQTAGADGVWASLGDGEQLQFNKGGTGYKVVLGDTASPAGSAVIADAIRMTNPAQIVKNKGEYSQWHNFPVTNTVQQWVNGTQPNNGFVLQAQDDTLAATALGGPRYEAGDGLYGGETSTIPRLTVTYGKVGASLNSPTVVHSTGPELSWKPYSNTTGDSGLDIVEYQLHRSTQQAFTPSAATLVAPIGTTATTYTDTTATPTPDSYSGEIGRSYYYQIAVKTQNGELLGSPTRIVGIPKAGRTMRLIQGTSSVTDATLSSAKPTTNQDTITYDGVGQQWLSVGNNTPTNSTEKTRAVMKFDTAAIPATGTVIDSTLFMWGAETTRTNTGARYNLHGLTKGFDETSTTWNNATASTAWSSAGGDYSSLVSDYEPWWTNDVGRHDWNATSLTQGWVKTPSSNHGALVKLADESASGPQEQTVFLASEAADWQIGPLLRVIYVDSTTEDTYYTPQTPARMTPNSTYTVDFTVTNTTSGAWAAGERQLSYTWKLPDGTDETTGGNQASTAIPALAPGQSATIKAQVKTPINSDSGNKRTEYVLGWDVRKVSDGSWLSAGTGGIPPLKQNVAVEDATSNSLGLEKFYAYTGKNTGAGSTVMNNLASGNSVWSYNAFTNPGRGLTTFARFSYNSLDTSDTVSGAGWSAQLAGPIRLGAPLDFHPNPNPTEVRLPDGDGTTHVFRKQADGSWKAPAGVHYRLTPKPGLDCTPDKDPVPDAWTLMRPDGTRFLFGCDGYMTSVVDKNGNTQTYTYEERKSNNKPTKFLKYITDPAGRKSLRVGYWLKGDATYSYINDTGAQVTGTNLNNPKIYDHIASLTDISGRKISFYYTEQGLLGRMVDGNGSTQPKTFKFTYDATQGNKNVKLVKVTDPRGNGTSLAYNTPTAGDNPKYHWWTKTITDRLGGDTGFTYAANATNTEFTDATVTDAEAHATKYVTDDFGRPVQTTNAKSQTTKMSWDADNNVTYLEEDNGAKTAYCYDQKTGYPLWQRDAENNKTGVPDQTTTCVTDPTKWPATAAKYEYQTRADGYSADLWRKTSPEGRAWQFSYDTFGNLKTVTDPKGVATATADDYTTKYDYNSYGQLTKATDANGNPTSYSDFGPTGYPATITDAKTESTTYVYDERGQVREATDALGKKTTQEYDTFGRPTVNTVPKDQASGVLITTEAPVYDANDNVTSSKAPNGAVSTAVYDDADQITSATAPANSNTAPRASTYTYDKVGNLKTTTEPKGTATTGDATDYVTTNHYNEIYQLDHVLNSAGDKVSYEYDTVGNVTEVIDPKKNATTDTTDFTTKTVYDLNHRVKSVTDAAGKTSAKSYDKDGLVLSTTDPENNTTTITYDERGMQKEVKVPHSGTTSITYRTTQFEYDQVGNTTKVITPRAVAAGTTTAFTARTEYDALNRPVKQFQPYDPADSRHNNANVYTQTVYDEVGRVEKTSLPPSEGETVRNDTTFDYFDNGWVKSSTDPWDIATTYDYNELGQQTKRTLTSAGGSSDRTMTWSHYPDGSLKSRADDGVPVGKSVVLVDNSDTQNTSSTGTWATGDVTGQHGYNHRTHTAGTGTDAFTWTLNIPKDGTYTAYVKLPKVTGAATSAKYTVTHEGGTTDKTLDQNATANQNTWVALGSYTFKQGNAAKLQLFQNTGGVVVADGVKLVRDTAGDPADTEKNTFAYTYDLNGNLTKIDDTSSTAKIDAYTVAYTGLNQVQKVTEALSGTEKKATSYTYDANGQPETVTHPDQYSKYTYDLRELVKTVSVGKTATDSAPKVTSYTYTDRGLKLKETKANGNTVDYTYYLDAALKSTTEKKANGTTLVASHTYAYDANGNKAQDVAKKMNADNNTAYLDSTTNYSYDPADRLKEAVKTGTGAGTETYVHDDNANVIRQTVKNVTTTYDYDRNRLLKATVGTSTANYNYDPFGRQESVTSAGQIIERSTYDGFDHVIKSEKADSTGALKATTYTFDPLDRTASKTADGKTTDFSYLGLSSEVLDEKVAGELTKSYQYSPWGERLSQIKHNTDGTTESGYYGYNSHTDVETLTDAGGNTKATYGYTAYGSDNESEYTGIDKPDASDPTKEAYNAYRYNAKRWDAQSGTYDMGFRDYNPGLNRFTTRDMYNGALADMGLGTDPYTQNRYAFTGGNPISGIEVDGHTSVDAMCEGARGCTAVTINRTPNPINKNDKPWKYNASRHNRARDAAASVIRLQGMMRTGNPWAAFQVKTECGVGKASKNGTGNPGRADICYREGSNLFVWEVKSAGAASTGKGELAGYIERMKQDPDYKGLDIVPGFDLSMPAVGYVKETDQTVVAKSHPTDQGVIVYTATRATPPPIVIPAPVQEPVKEPGPSRLDKFRDWWHRNITNHDWSNNPWTPTSPVGGPIFVPVIP from the coding sequence ATGAGTACCGCGCTGCCCCAGGTGGCCTATGCCGCGTCCGACTCGGGCGGTGAAGAGAAGGGAATTCTCGACACCTTCAAGGGCTGGTTCACGGATGAGGAAGAAGACGATGACGGCCGCGCTGAAGAGCCGCCGTCGCACGATGAATTGGAGGTCGCGGACCGGCAGCATCTGCCGAAGGAAAAGTCTCGGCCACCCGCCAAGCGGGTCCGCGAAGTCACCGGCAGGCGTACGTCGAGCGCCCGCTTCTGGGAGCTCTCCGACGGCCGCATCGAGGCGGAACTGTCGGCGGCGCCGACCTCGTACAGGTCAGGGAAGTCGTGGAAGTCGATCGACACCCGGGTGCGTGAGAGTGGTGCGAAGGGCTTCGTCCTCGCCAACACGACGAACGAGGGCCGCAGTTGGTTCGGTTCGGATGCGGACCGGCTGGTGCGTTTCAAGTCACCGGACGGCCGGTCGGTCACCCTCGGTCTGGAGGATGCAGGCAGCGCGCTGAAGCCTGTGGCGAAGGGCTCTGAGGTCACGTACCGGGACGCGATCCATGGCGCGGATCTTCAGTACGTGGTCGGTGCGGGCCGAGTGAAGGAGAACATCGTCCTGGCCGAACGCCCGGACGGCCCGGTGAAGTTCACCTTCACGCTGGACACCGAGGGTCTGGTGCCGAAGGCGCGTAAGGACGGCTCGATCGCGCTGTACGGGGCGCTGCCCAACACGCCGGTGATGGTGATTCCGGCGCCGTACATGACGGACGCGAAGAAGGCGGACTCCTCCGTCTTCGGCCAGACCTACAGCACCAAGGTCGCCCAGAAGCTCATGAAGGACGGCAAGTCCTGGAAGCTGACGGTCACGCCGGACGCGAAGTGGCTGGCCGCCAAGGAGCGGCAGTACCCGGTGGTGATCGACCCGACAATCACGATCGCACCGTCGCCGTCCGGTTCTCAGGATGTCATGGTCCTCTCGGACCAGCCATCGACCAATTTCAACACCAGCTGGAAGCTGTCCGCGGGCAAGACCGACACCGGCATCGCCCGCTCCCTGATCCAGTTCCCGCTGGACGACATCCCCGCGAATGTGGATCTCGACTCGGCGCGCTTGGAGATGTACTTCGACCAAGCACACACCACCGGCGCCAACGACAACACCATCGAGGTGCACCGGGCTACCGGCCCCTGGAACGAAGACACGGCGACCTGGTCCTCCACCAGCGCGCTGTCCGGTGAACTGTCCGGGACCACGGAGCTGTTCGACGACGGCGATGCGGGGACGGCGGCGGTGGGTTCCTGGCCGTACTCGGGGGCGGCGCTCAAGGAGCACGCGGTCAACCAGGACTACCGGTTCAACCAGGACTCGGTCTCCGGGGACACCCACACGTGGCAGACACCGGTGCTGGACACCGGCACCTACCGGATCGCCGCGCACTATGTGGCATCGAGCAACCGGACCACTGCGGCGCCGTACACGGTGCACTACAACGGCGGCTCGAAGACGTACACCGTGGACCAGACGGCGGGTGCGGACGGTGTGTGGGCGTCGCTGGGCGATGGCGAACAGCTCCAGTTCAACAAGGGCGGCACCGGCTACAAGGTGGTGCTGGGCGACACCGCGAGCCCGGCGGGTTCGGCGGTGATCGCCGATGCGATACGGATGACGAATCCGGCGCAGATCGTGAAGAACAAGGGCGAGTACAGCCAGTGGCACAACTTCCCGGTCACCAACACCGTGCAGCAGTGGGTCAATGGCACCCAGCCGAACAACGGCTTCGTTCTACAGGCGCAGGACGACACGCTGGCCGCGACGGCGCTGGGCGGTCCGCGCTACGAGGCCGGTGACGGCCTCTACGGCGGTGAGACCTCGACCATTCCGCGGCTGACGGTGACCTACGGCAAGGTCGGCGCCAGCCTGAACTCGCCCACCGTGGTCCACAGTACGGGCCCGGAGCTGTCGTGGAAGCCGTACTCCAACACCACCGGTGACAGCGGTCTGGACATCGTCGAGTACCAACTGCACCGCTCCACGCAGCAGGCGTTCACCCCGTCCGCCGCCACGCTGGTGGCGCCGATCGGCACGACGGCCACCACCTACACGGACACCACGGCCACGCCGACCCCGGACTCCTACAGCGGGGAGATCGGCCGCTCGTACTACTACCAGATCGCGGTGAAGACGCAGAACGGCGAGCTGCTCGGCTCGCCGACCCGAATCGTCGGCATACCGAAGGCCGGCCGCACGATGCGGCTCATCCAGGGCACGAGCTCGGTGACGGACGCGACCCTGTCGTCCGCGAAGCCGACCACCAACCAGGACACCATCACCTACGACGGCGTGGGCCAGCAATGGCTCAGCGTGGGCAACAACACGCCCACGAACAGCACCGAGAAGACCCGCGCGGTGATGAAGTTCGACACCGCCGCCATCCCGGCCACGGGCACGGTGATCGACTCGACGCTGTTCATGTGGGGGGCGGAGACCACCCGCACCAACACCGGCGCCCGCTACAACCTGCACGGACTGACCAAGGGCTTCGACGAGACGTCGACAACGTGGAACAACGCCACCGCGTCGACCGCGTGGAGCAGTGCGGGCGGCGACTATTCCTCCCTCGTCTCGGACTACGAGCCGTGGTGGACCAACGACGTCGGCCGGCACGACTGGAACGCCACGTCTCTGACCCAGGGTTGGGTGAAGACCCCGTCGTCCAACCACGGCGCGCTGGTCAAGCTCGCGGACGAATCCGCCTCGGGGCCGCAGGAGCAGACGGTGTTCCTGGCCTCGGAGGCCGCCGACTGGCAGATCGGCCCGTTGCTGCGGGTGATCTACGTCGACTCCACGACCGAGGACACCTACTACACGCCGCAGACCCCGGCCCGGATGACCCCCAACTCCACCTACACGGTGGACTTCACGGTCACCAACACCACGTCGGGCGCTTGGGCGGCGGGTGAGCGGCAGCTGTCCTACACCTGGAAACTCCCCGACGGCACCGATGAGACCACCGGTGGCAACCAGGCGTCCACAGCGATCCCGGCCCTCGCCCCCGGCCAGTCGGCGACGATCAAGGCGCAGGTGAAGACGCCGATCAACTCCGACTCCGGCAACAAGCGCACCGAGTACGTCCTCGGCTGGGACGTGCGAAAGGTGTCCGACGGCAGCTGGCTGTCCGCCGGAACCGGCGGCATCCCGCCGCTGAAGCAGAACGTGGCGGTCGAGGACGCCACCTCCAACAGCCTGGGCCTGGAGAAGTTCTACGCCTACACCGGCAAGAACACCGGCGCCGGCTCGACAGTGATGAACAACCTGGCCTCGGGCAACAGCGTGTGGTCGTACAACGCGTTCACCAACCCCGGCCGCGGCCTGACCACGTTCGCCCGGTTCTCGTACAACTCGCTGGACACCTCCGACACGGTGTCGGGCGCGGGCTGGTCGGCACAGCTGGCCGGACCGATCCGCCTGGGTGCCCCGCTGGACTTCCACCCCAACCCCAACCCGACCGAAGTCCGGCTCCCGGACGGCGACGGCACCACGCATGTCTTCCGCAAGCAGGCGGACGGCAGTTGGAAGGCCCCGGCGGGCGTGCACTACCGACTCACGCCGAAGCCGGGCCTGGACTGCACGCCGGACAAGGACCCGGTCCCGGACGCCTGGACCCTGATGCGGCCCGACGGGACGCGCTTCCTGTTCGGCTGCGACGGTTACATGACGTCGGTCGTCGACAAGAACGGCAACACGCAGACGTACACCTACGAGGAACGCAAGTCGAACAACAAGCCGACGAAGTTCCTCAAGTACATCACCGACCCGGCGGGCCGGAAGTCTCTGCGTGTCGGCTACTGGCTCAAGGGCGACGCGACCTACTCGTACATCAACGACACCGGCGCCCAGGTCACCGGCACCAACCTCAACAACCCCAAGATCTACGACCACATCGCGTCCCTCACCGACATCTCCGGCCGCAAGATCTCCTTCTACTACACCGAGCAGGGCCTGCTGGGCCGTATGGTCGACGGCAACGGCTCCACCCAGCCCAAGACCTTCAAGTTCACCTACGACGCCACCCAGGGCAACAAGAACGTCAAACTCGTCAAGGTGACCGACCCACGGGGCAATGGCACTTCACTGGCCTACAACACCCCAACGGCCGGCGACAACCCGAAGTACCACTGGTGGACCAAGACGATCACGGACCGTCTCGGCGGTGACACGGGCTTCACGTACGCGGCGAACGCGACAAACACAGAGTTCACCGATGCGACGGTGACCGATGCCGAGGCACACGCGACGAAGTACGTCACTGACGACTTCGGCCGCCCGGTACAGACCACCAACGCCAAGTCCCAGACCACCAAGATGAGCTGGGACGCCGACAACAACGTCACCTACCTGGAAGAGGACAACGGCGCCAAGACCGCGTACTGCTACGACCAGAAGACCGGCTACCCGCTCTGGCAGCGCGACGCGGAGAACAACAAGACCGGCGTCCCCGACCAGACAACCACCTGCGTGACCGACCCCACCAAGTGGCCGGCCACCGCAGCAAAGTACGAGTACCAGACCCGCGCCGACGGCTACTCCGCCGACCTGTGGCGCAAAACCTCACCCGAGGGCCGAGCCTGGCAGTTCAGTTACGACACCTTCGGCAACCTCAAGACGGTCACCGACCCCAAGGGCGTCGCAACAGCGACGGCCGATGACTACACAACAAAGTACGACTACAACTCCTACGGCCAGCTCACCAAGGCCACCGACGCCAACGGCAACCCGACCAGCTACAGCGACTTCGGCCCCACCGGCTACCCGGCGACCATTACGGACGCGAAGACCGAGTCGACGACGTACGTGTACGACGAGCGAGGCCAGGTCCGCGAGGCCACGGACGCGCTGGGCAAGAAGACCACGCAGGAGTACGACACCTTCGGCCGCCCCACGGTCAACACAGTGCCGAAGGACCAGGCTTCGGGTGTCCTGATCACCACAGAAGCGCCCGTCTACGACGCCAACGACAACGTCACCTCGTCGAAGGCACCCAACGGCGCCGTCTCCACAGCGGTGTACGACGACGCCGACCAGATCACCTCGGCGACCGCACCGGCCAACAGCAACACCGCGCCACGCGCCTCGACGTACACCTATGACAAGGTCGGCAACCTCAAGACGACGACGGAGCCCAAGGGCACGGCGACGACCGGGGATGCGACGGATTACGTCACCACGAACCACTACAACGAGATCTACCAGCTCGACCATGTGCTCAACTCGGCGGGTGACAAGGTCAGTTACGAGTACGACACGGTCGGGAACGTCACCGAGGTCATTGACCCGAAGAAGAACGCGACGACGGACACGACCGACTTCACGACGAAGACGGTCTACGACCTGAACCACCGCGTGAAATCAGTCACGGACGCGGCCGGAAAGACGAGCGCGAAGTCCTACGACAAGGACGGCCTGGTCCTCTCCACGACGGACCCGGAGAACAACACCACGACCATCACCTACGACGAGCGCGGCATGCAGAAGGAGGTCAAGGTCCCGCACTCCGGGACGACGTCGATCACCTACCGCACGACGCAGTTCGAGTACGACCAGGTCGGCAACACCACCAAGGTCATCACTCCACGGGCCGTAGCGGCGGGCACGACCACGGCGTTCACGGCACGCACCGAGTACGACGCCCTGAACCGCCCGGTCAAGCAGTTCCAGCCGTACGACCCGGCAGACTCCCGCCACAACAACGCCAACGTGTACACGCAGACCGTCTACGACGAGGTGGGCCGGGTCGAGAAGACCTCGCTGCCGCCGTCGGAAGGCGAAACGGTCCGCAACGACACCACGTTCGACTACTTCGACAACGGCTGGGTGAAGTCCTCCACGGACCCGTGGGACATCGCCACCACCTACGACTACAACGAACTCGGCCAGCAGACCAAGCGGACCCTGACCTCGGCGGGCGGCTCCTCCGACCGCACGATGACCTGGTCGCACTACCCCGACGGCTCCCTGAAGTCCCGCGCGGACGACGGAGTCCCGGTCGGCAAGTCGGTGGTCCTGGTGGACAACTCCGACACCCAGAACACGTCCTCCACAGGGACTTGGGCCACCGGTGACGTGACAGGCCAGCACGGCTACAACCACCGCACCCACACGGCAGGCACAGGCACGGACGCCTTCACCTGGACCCTCAACATCCCCAAGGACGGCACGTACACCGCATACGTGAAGCTCCCGAAGGTGACCGGCGCGGCCACTTCGGCGAAGTACACGGTCACCCACGAGGGCGGGACAACCGACAAGACCCTCGACCAGAACGCGACAGCGAACCAGAACACCTGGGTCGCGCTGGGCTCGTACACCTTCAAACAGGGCAACGCGGCCAAGCTCCAGCTGTTCCAGAACACCGGCGGTGTCGTCGTCGCGGACGGCGTGAAGCTGGTACGCGACACGGCCGGCGACCCGGCCGACACGGAGAAGAACACCTTCGCCTACACCTACGACCTCAACGGCAACCTCACCAAGATCGACGACACCTCGTCGACGGCGAAGATCGACGCGTACACGGTCGCCTACACCGGCCTCAACCAGGTCCAGAAGGTCACCGAAGCCCTGTCCGGCACAGAGAAGAAGGCCACGTCGTACACCTACGACGCCAACGGCCAGCCGGAAACCGTCACGCACCCCGACCAGTACTCCAAGTACACCTACGACCTGCGCGAGTTGGTCAAGACGGTGTCGGTCGGCAAGACCGCAACCGACAGCGCCCCGAAGGTCACCTCGTACACGTACACCGACCGCGGCCTCAAGCTCAAGGAGACCAAGGCCAACGGCAACACCGTCGATTACACCTACTACCTCGACGCGGCACTGAAGTCGACGACCGAGAAGAAGGCCAACGGCACCACCCTGGTCGCCTCCCACACCTACGCCTACGACGCCAACGGCAACAAGGCGCAGGACGTGGCGAAGAAGATGAACGCCGACAACAACACGGCGTACCTCGACTCCACCACCAACTACAGCTACGACCCGGCCGACCGCCTCAAGGAAGCGGTCAAGACCGGCACCGGCGCAGGCACAGAAACCTACGTCCACGACGACAACGCCAACGTCATCCGCCAGACCGTCAAGAACGTCACAACGACCTACGACTACGACCGCAACCGCCTGCTCAAGGCGACCGTGGGCACCTCCACGGCGAACTACAACTACGACCCGTTCGGCCGCCAGGAATCAGTCACCTCGGCCGGGCAGATCATCGAGCGGAGCACGTACGACGGCTTCGACCACGTCATCAAGTCCGAAAAGGCGGACAGCACCGGCGCGCTGAAGGCAACGACGTACACCTTCGACCCGCTCGACCGCACCGCCTCCAAGACAGCCGACGGCAAAACCACGGACTTCTCCTACCTGGGCCTATCCTCGGAGGTCCTGGACGAGAAGGTCGCCGGCGAGCTGACCAAGTCGTACCAGTACAGCCCCTGGGGCGAACGCCTCTCCCAGATCAAGCACAACACCGACGGCACCACCGAGTCCGGCTACTACGGCTACAACAGCCACACCGACGTCGAAACACTGACGGATGCAGGCGGCAACACGAAGGCGACGTACGGCTACACCGCCTACGGCTCCGACAACGAGTCCGAGTACACCGGCATCGACAAACCCGACGCCTCGGACCCGACGAAGGAGGCGTACAACGCCTACCGCTACAACGCCAAACGCTGGGACGCCCAATCCGGCACCTACGACATGGGCTTCCGCGACTACAACCCCGGCCTGAACCGCTTCACCACCCGGGACATGTACAACGGCGCCCTCGCCGACATGGGCCTCGGCACCGACCCATACACCCAGAACCGCTACGCCTTCACCGGCGGCAACCCCATTTCGGGCATCGAAGTCGACGGTCACACGTCGGTCGATGCCATGTGCGAGGGCGCCAGGGGCTGCACGGCCGTCACGATCAACCGTACGCCGAACCCGATCAACAAGAATGACAAGCCGTGGAAGTACAACGCGTCAAGGCACAACCGGGCCCGGGACGCCGCGGCTTCCGTGATCCGGTTGCAAGGAATGATGCGTACTGGCAATCCCTGGGCCGCGTTCCAGGTAAAAACCGAGTGTGGAGTCGGAAAGGCAAGCAAGAACGGAACAGGGAACCCCGGCCGTGCGGACATCTGCTACAGGGAGGGCAGCAACCTCTTCGTGTGGGAGGTGAAGAGTGCAGGCGCTGCAAGCACCGGCAAGGGAGAGTTGGCCGGATACATCGAGCGGATGAAGCAGGACCCTGATTACAAGGGCCTCGACATCGTGCCGGGCTTCGATCTGTCGATGCCCGCAGTCGGGTACGTCAAGGAGACCGACCAGACGGTGGTCGCTAAGTCCCACCCGACAGACCAGGGTGTAATCGTCTACACCGCCACCAGGGCGACGCCCCCGCCCATCGTTATTCCGGCTCCGGTTCAGGAGCCTGTCAAGGAGCCGGGTCCGAGCAGATTGGACAAATTCCGGGACTGGTGGCACAGGAACATCACCAATCACGACTGGTCAAACAATCCATGGACGCCCACGAGTCCTGTCGGTGGCCCGATATTTGTTCCAGTGATTCCGTGA
- a CDS encoding IS630 family transposase, with protein MSELVGDARQLSPSAQEALRLRAVAALVAGRDREDVAAVFRVSLKAVDNWWAKWLAGGREALVAQPRGRRVGEHQVLDAVEQQAIRQAVLDHRPCDLGLAGQLWTRAGVGGLIAKLYRVRLTEQGVGKYLRRWGLSFQRPDKRAVEQDAEAVRVWREETWPAIRAKAKTEGGEVLFADQVGIRSDQVTGRTWGERGRTPVVHRTGNRFSVNAMSAISTKGRMHFMVFTETFDADVMCRFLDRLVGHFDHKVHLVLDGHSAHRSRKVRAWLADHPDRIELHFLPSYSPELNPDELVNADLKRSLPMHSRARDQAQLAAETRRFFHRRQRQPHIVRGYFGGPHVRYILE; from the coding sequence GTGAGTGAACTGGTGGGGGACGCAAGGCAGTTGTCGCCGTCGGCTCAGGAGGCCCTTCGACTGCGAGCGGTGGCCGCGTTGGTGGCGGGCCGGGACCGTGAGGATGTCGCGGCGGTGTTCCGGGTCTCGCTCAAGGCGGTGGACAATTGGTGGGCGAAGTGGCTGGCCGGCGGGCGCGAGGCGCTCGTGGCTCAGCCGCGTGGACGCCGGGTCGGCGAGCATCAGGTTCTCGACGCGGTCGAGCAGCAGGCGATCCGGCAGGCGGTTCTGGATCACCGCCCCTGTGACCTGGGGCTGGCCGGGCAGCTGTGGACGCGCGCGGGAGTGGGGGGCCTGATCGCGAAGCTGTACCGGGTGCGGCTGACCGAACAGGGGGTGGGCAAGTACCTGCGCCGCTGGGGCCTGTCGTTCCAGCGCCCGGACAAGCGGGCCGTCGAGCAGGACGCGGAAGCGGTCCGCGTCTGGCGGGAGGAGACCTGGCCGGCGATCCGCGCGAAGGCGAAGACCGAGGGCGGGGAGGTGCTCTTCGCCGATCAGGTCGGCATCCGTTCCGACCAGGTCACCGGCCGCACCTGGGGTGAGCGGGGCCGCACACCGGTCGTGCACCGCACGGGCAACCGGTTCTCCGTCAACGCGATGTCCGCGATCAGCACGAAGGGCCGCATGCACTTCATGGTGTTCACCGAGACCTTCGACGCCGACGTCATGTGCCGCTTCCTGGACCGGCTCGTCGGCCACTTCGACCACAAGGTGCACCTCGTCCTGGACGGTCACTCCGCGCACCGATCCCGCAAGGTCCGCGCTTGGCTGGCCGATCATCCGGACCGGATCGAGCTGCACTTCCTGCCGTCGTACTCGCCGGAGCTGAATCCCGACGAGCTGGTCAACGCCGACCTCAAACGGAGTCTGCCCATGCACAGCCGGGCCCGCGACCAGGCCCAACTCGCCGCCGAGACCCGCAGGTTCTTCCACCGCCGCCAACGTCAGCCACATATCGTCCGCGGCTACTTCGGCGGCCCGCACGTCCGCTACATCCTCGAATAG